A section of the Mastomys coucha isolate ucsf_1 unplaced genomic scaffold, UCSF_Mcou_1 pScaffold15, whole genome shotgun sequence genome encodes:
- the LOC116090602 gene encoding doublecortin domain-containing protein 1-like, translated as MLLHEQGNEFMSNQAKAVIKTTDGCLQLQFGPNQLSHSAAVSEGSSLQDCSTHQTDHSQEEPSNPDSYKSKSKNNSCFMWASKRNRAVSMPVGQPRVSDSSLKFKSPHNCQGLSQRYKLQPRVIRVTAYKNGYGTVFAKITVPTIALEYTDKLSLNMAA; from the exons GAGTTTATGTCAAACCAGGCAAAAGCAGTTATTAAAACTACTGACGGTTGTTTGCAGCTTCAGTTTGGCCCCAACCAACTTTCACATTCAGCGGCTGTATCAGAAGGGTCAAGCCTTCAGGATTGTTCTACACATCAAACAGATCACAGCCAGGAGgaaccatcaaatccagatagCTACAAATCCAAGAGTAAAAACAATTCTTGTTTTATGTGGGCGTCCAAGAGAAACAGAGCTGTCAGCATGCCAGTGGGTCAGCCGAG agTATCAGACTCCTCTCTGAAATTTAAGTCACCCCATAATTGCCAGGGATTGTCTCAGAGATATAAACTTCAACCAAGAGTTATTAGAGTAACAGCTTACAAAAATGGATATGGAACAGTCTTTGCCAAAATTACTGTGCCAACCATCGCCTTG GAGTATACAGATAAGCTGAGTCTGAACATGGCCGCATAA